GAATCTATAAATTTACACATTATCCAAAAAATAATCACTTCAAGGGCAAACCTGTAGAATCTACCTTTTCGCACAATGGCAGATATTTGTGGGTGCCATACTACAAGCGCTCCTATGACTTAAACGCGCAAGACCCCTCTGCTGTGGCGGTTATTGATACGCAAAGCAATAAGATTATTAAGCTTATGGAGACAGGCACGCTACCTAAGATGATTACTACCACGCCTAATGGGAAGATGATAGCCATTTCGCACTGGGGAGATAATACTATCGCACTCATTGACATTAGCAGCGATAATCCTAATGATTGGAAGCATATAAAGCGGCTCGTGGTCGATTATATCTTGCCTTTAAACTATCCGCTAGATAAATCCGTAGATAGAGATACTGGCAGCGGATACGCGCTTAGAGGCATGGCATTTAGCGAAGATAGCAGATATATGCTTATTGGCTGCATGGGCGGAGGTGGGGGCATTGCTATCATTGACTTGCAAGATTCTAAATATCTTGGCAGAGTGCTAGGAATGATGCCAAATGTGCGGCATTTGGTCGTAAAAAATGGATATTTGTATCTTAGCATTAATAAAGACGGCTATGTGCAAAAGGCTAAGATGAGTGACTTTATAGAATCTGTTAAGCACTTAGATGGCAAAACAAAGCAAACTACATTTAAAAATTGGCAAAATGCAAAGGTGGGCGCTGGCGCTAGGACTATCGCGCTAAGCCCTGATGGCAAATATATTTTTGTGGCGTGTAATAGCGTATCTAAAGTAGCTGTGGTAGATAGTGATAAAATGGTGCAGATTCTGCAAATTGATGCAGATTCTTTTCCTGTGGGGCTTGATGTGAGCGCTGATGGGAAGTTTGTTTATACCACTTCGCAAGGCAAGGCAAAATATGGTGGCGGCAACGCGGTGGATATTTATAGGGTGGATTATAAATAATTATAGAATCTAAATTTATAGAATCTAGCGCGGATTATGTGGCTAGATTCTATAATTTATGCTTTTAAAGGCGTCCTGCGCGTTAAAGCAAGATTATTTCTCTTTTTCTTCTGTGTGTGAGATATTAAGCGCGATAAATTTATAGGCGATAAATATCACCACTGGCCACAAAATAAGCATAAAAATTGCACTTCCCATTGTTACTCCTTGAAAAATTAATACGCGTGAGTGTCTTTGCTCATTTCATCGCGTGTGATTTTCACTCTATCAAGCGCGCGCCATACATAAATGATATATGCTAGCACAAAAGGCACTAGCAGGGATACATAGCCCATTACAGAAAGCGTGTAGTAGCTTGAAGAAGCATTTTGTATAGTGAGCGAGCTTTGCAAATCCGCAATTGATGGGTAAAATGCACTCTGTCCCAAGCCCACATTTAAAAACACCGACATAACCACAAGCACGCTTCCGCTGCCTAAGAAAAATATACCCTTTGTGCTTTGTTTAAATACATTAAGATAAATCCCCAAAAGCACCAATACCACGCCCAAAAGCAGCCCAACAATCAAATAAGGCATGGAGAGAAAGTTATGCAAATACACATAAGGTTGCAGCGCGACTACGC
The sequence above is drawn from the Helicobacter jaachi genome and encodes:
- a CDS encoding YncE family protein, with translation MASKFTHIKKLSALVISMFICSQGFGATNNSAKNSTKQNSKESTKETNLQVIHPKIGTSVSAKDGSITLTLIDKRQNYAGGATRESAIYSPKSVNIHPDGSRYYVNSLEGGTTIVFDAKTNNKIASISHNIGAAHDNLWSEDSGIYKFTHYPKNNHFKGKPVESTFSHNGRYLWVPYYKRSYDLNAQDPSAVAVIDTQSNKIIKLMETGTLPKMITTTPNGKMIAISHWGDNTIALIDISSDNPNDWKHIKRLVVDYILPLNYPLDKSVDRDTGSGYALRGMAFSEDSRYMLIGCMGGGGGIAIIDLQDSKYLGRVLGMMPNVRHLVVKNGYLYLSINKDGYVQKAKMSDFIESVKHLDGKTKQTTFKNWQNAKVGAGARTIALSPDGKYIFVACNSVSKVAVVDSDKMVQILQIDADSFPVGLDVSADGKFVYTTSQGKAKYGGGNAVDIYRVDYK